Proteins encoded in a region of the Solanum dulcamara chromosome 9, daSolDulc1.2, whole genome shotgun sequence genome:
- the LOC129904394 gene encoding uncharacterized protein LOC129904394 — protein sequence MSEEQKDKIMSEVLDNDGRIGVCERELIISTPKIEGSSTITKETTHAKHWRKPNLSLDIPSRTLDASPQELVQIKRPFTPTPKRVNFLLTPSTCDSRITTSSPGPSPCRGKSTIRNLFPKLSLKSRMNSDTEKITVPDSGPGTAVVPQQEKVSISRSWSLSKMFTPRIKRTSSLPVTPIAHSNPESISGSISNSLTLGTKETHMCISRSMSLPVINKEKDGSNRRVEFFFRVIPSTPLVKDVDSSVPATSPAKVPEENEQDGEDIPEEEAVCRICLVELCEGGETLKMECSCKGELALAHQECALKWFSIKGNKTCDVCKQEVKNLPVTLLRMQSVQNPNAGSTRFQHMELNGHRVWQEVPILVIVSMLAYFCFLEQLLVGKMGTGAIAISLPFSCVLGLLASMTSSTMVKRRFVWVYASVQFALVVLFAHIFYSLVRVQAVLSILLSTFAGFGVAMSASSLLVEFYRWKRRRAALLEQQQNSQMMLPPGGWPQMNQPATTSHVGPQNHQHDIENPETFSWS from the exons ATGAGTGAAGAACAGAAGGACAAAATCATGTCTGAGGTTCTTGATAATGATGGAAGAATTGGTGTTTGTGAAAGAGAACTTATCATTTCAACACCTAAG ATCGAGGGGTCCTCCACGATTACTAAAGAAACAACACATGCTAAACATTGGAGGAAACCAAATCTATCCTTAGACATACCTTCAAGAACGTTAGACGCTTCTCCTCAAGAGTTAGTTCAGATTAAAAGACCATTTACACCTACACCAAAGAGGGTGAATTTCCTTTTGACACCTAGTACTTGTGATTCAAGAATAACTACTTCATCACCTGGTCCCTCCCCGTGTCGTGGCAAATCAACCATTAGGAATCTTTTCCCTAAACTGAGCTTGAAATCACGTATGAATTCGGATACAGAGAAGATAACAGTCCCAGATTCAGGTCCTGGCACTGCAGTTGTGCCACAACAAGAGAAGGTATCCATTTCAAGGTCATGGTCACTTAGTAAAATGTTTACGCCTCGTATCAAGAGGACCTCGTCTTTGCCTGTTACACCAATTGCACATTCAAATCCAGAATCTATTAGTGGAAGTATCAGCAACTCTCTAACACTTGGT ACAAAGGAAACACATATGTGCATTTCGCGATCGATGTCTCTACCAGTCATTAACAAAGAAAAAGATGGAAGCAATAGGAGAGTAGAATTTTTCTTTCGAgttattccttcaactcctcTAGTGAAGGATGTGGATTCTTCAGTTCCAGCTACGAGTCCTGCGAAAGTACCTG AGGAAAATGAGCAGGATGGTGAAGATATACCAGAAGAGGAGGCTGTTTGTCGAATTTGCCTAGTTGAGTTGTGTGAAGGCGGAGAGACGCTCAAGATGGAATGCAGCTGCAAAGGCGAACTTGCTTTGGCTCATCAAGAATGTGCTTTAAAATGGTTTAGTATTAAAGGTAACAAGACATGTGATGTTTGCAAGCAAGAAGTCAAGAATCTCCCCGTTACACTCTTGCGTATGCAAAGTGTTCAAAATCCAAATGCAGGATCCACTAGGTTCCAACATATGGAATTAAATGGACACAG GGTTTGGCAGGAAGTACCTATTCTTGTCATTGTCAGCATGCTTGCCTACTTTTGTTTTCTTGAGCAGCTGCTG GTTGGGAAAATGGGTACCGGTGCAATTGCTATTTCACTTCCCTTTTCTTGTGTACTAGGCCTCCTCGCGTCAATGACATCTTCAACCATGG TTAAGCGAAGGTTTGTCTGGGTATATGCATCGGTCCAATTCGCCCTTGTTGTACTATTTGCACATATCTTCTACTCTTTG GTTCGTGTGCAAGCAGTCCTTTCGATTCTGTTATCAACATTTGCTGGCTTTGGAGTTGCAATGAGTGCAAGTTCGTTACTCGTTGAGTTCTATAGATGGAAAAGACGACGAGCAGCCTTGTTAGAACAGCAGCAAAATTCACAGATGATGTTGCCTCCAGGGGGATGGCCACAGATGAATCAACCTGCTACAACGTCTCATGTAGGTCCTCAAAATCATCAACACGATATAGAAAATCCCGAGACGTTTAGTTGGAGCTAG